CGAAGCTTATCCGACATGACTTTTTCGAACCGCTTAATGACTACTTTGGCTGACTGAGGGAGGCCATTTTCCAATAACTCATACCATTGCTTTTGATAAATTTCTTTGAAACTCGCCGTGACAAATATCTCCAAAGCTGTCCAGGCAGCGATATATGCAAACAGTGGACTGGTCTCTTTTTCGTGCGACCCGGCAAATAAATCGACTGATCTCTGTAAATAATTACATTTCGAAAGATTTTTCGCGATTGCCGATGCCATTGCCAGAGAAGGTGCTGAAAAGCTGCTTGCGATAGTCAATTTTGCTGTGGCATTAATTGCAATAGGGTGGATTTCCCTATCGGCATCTAAAATATACAACGTTTCTCCAATAAGAACGGTCTCGCCATCACCGTTATTTTGGGCCAACTTAAGCGCTGTGAGAACATTGCGAACTAAGGGATCAAAAATTTGCTTAAAAGGCGTTCTATCGAAATCATCTAGCGTGAGATCAACCGGTCCAGTTCCACTTCGCGTCTGAAAGACAAGCTCAGGCATCTCAAATTCACCTTCGCAGATGACAAATGCCCCAGATAATTGACGCTTTGCTTTAAGCTGCGAAATCTCATGGTGAAATGCTTCTTCCGCACTTTTGTTGTCGTTCCGCCCCGTAAACACTGACAAGACAAGACTGCCTAACGCAGTCCGACGATCAAAGATGTCAAATGCTTCAACACATGATTCTGTAATAGTGGCTTGAAAAATAGGGTTTTTAGAAACAAAAATTTTAGAACCATTAACGTTATTATCGAGCTGGCTTATTCCAGAGAGCTTATAAGCTGAGAGCAATTTTACTTTCACGGATGGTCCTTAAGGCATTACCAAATTGCATAAATGCTGTTTGATCCTCGTGCCTAAACTAATGCGTTTCATACACCTCAAGCAATACCTCTCACTCCGCCGCTTGCGCTTGCCGATGGCCGCTGATCTCCGCACCGGCGGTGCGGGAAACGACATATTCCGGCATGTGGCCGTCAACGACCTTACCTTATAAAAAAGGCGGCCCTTGCTGACCGCCTCTTCCCATCAAAACGCGCCTCAATCCCGGAACAGCAGCGGCGCCAGTTCATGCAGGCTGCGCCGCCAGGACAGGAACTCGTGCGCCGTATTCGGCGACACATAGAAGACGCTGTTGACGCCTGAGGCTTTCAACTCTTCGGCGTTTTTGCGCGGGTCCTGCGGCGGGGCGCCCGGCGGCCCCATGCGCGGCCCTTCCAGTTCGCGGCTGCCGAAGCTGACAAAGGCCAGCTTGACCTTGTCCTTGAAGCCCGGCGTCTTGTTGACGTCATCGACCGAGATGGTGCCGCCGCTCAACAGGCCGATATAGGCAAACTTATCAATATTGGCGAAGGTGATCAGCTTTGTCTCGAAACCGCCCATCGAAAGCCCGGCCATGGCGCGGTGCGGCTGATCGGACAGGGTGCGGAAATGGCTGTCGACATAGGGGATCAGCTCATTGACCAGCACCGTCTGGAACGGTTTGATATCGAAGCTGAACAGGCCGCCGGGCTTGACCTCATTGGTCATGCCGTAGGTCATGACGATGATGAAGGGCTTGGCCTTCCCCTCGGCGATCAGATTATCCATGATCAGGTTGGCGTGGCCCTGATTGGCCCAGGCGGTTTCATCCTCGCCCCAGCCATGCTGGAGATAAAGCACGGGATAGCGCTCGGCCTTGCTGGCGTCATAGCCGGGCGGCGTATAGACGAAGGCGCGCCGCTGCGTGCCCGTGCTGGGCGAGGGGAACAGAATCTGCTGCACATTGCCGTGCGGCACATCTTTCAGCGCATAGAAATCGGCGTCATGCGCCGGCACCTCGATGCCGCTTTCCCAGCGGGTCGAACCGTAGAAGTTGAGCGTGCCCGGATCATTGAACGTGCCGCCATCGACGGTCAGGTGATAATAGTGGAAGCCCTCATCCATCGGGCCTTCCGTGGTGCCGGTCCAGGCGCCATCCGCCCCCTTGGTCAGGGTGGTCCCGCCGCGGCCACCGAGACCCAGGCTGACCTTGACGGCCTGCGCATCGGGTGCGGTAACGCGAAAACGGACATAGCCCTGCGAATTGACCTGCGGGTAGTCCTGGCCCGGCTGATTGACGGATGACGGCTTGAAATCTTCCGTAATGGCCGGCGCGGCGGTTTGCGCCATGACCGGACCGGCGAAAAGCACAGCGGCCAGCGCCGTGGTTAAAACACGCTTCATTGATACCTCCCTGAGTTTGCCATGTGTCTCATGGCGTTTGTTATTACTCAGACTATTGCAGCAATCCCTCATTACCGCAATACCACTTTTGGAGGTATTTTCTACTTTCGCTGTCCCCTACTGCACGGTCGGCACGCTTGTCTGACCATAGGCGGCCCCGCCACGTTTCATGTCCATGCCAAGTTTGATCAGGGCATTGACGCGGTTTTCCGTTGCCGGGTGAGTCGAGAACAGATTATCCATGCCGCGACCGCTTAAAGGGTTGATGATAAATAGATGCGCCGAGGCCGGGTGGCGTTCGGCCTCATGATTGACCACGCCGCCTTTCGCGTAGGCTTCGATCTTTTTCAGCGCACGGGCCAGGCTTTCCGGATCGCCGGAGATTTCGCTGCCCATGCGATCGGCGGCATATTCACGGGTACGCGAAATCGCCATCTGGACCAGCATGGCGGCGATCGGTGCCAGGATCGCCATCAGGATCACAACGACAATATTGCTGCCGCCCTCTTCATCGTCGCGCGAACCACCGAAGAACATGGCGAAATTGGCCAGTGACGAGATGGCGCCGGCCAGCGTGGCCGTAATCGTCATGGTCAGGGTGTCGCGGTTTTTCACATGCGCCAGTTCGTGGGCCATGACGCCGCGGATTTCCTCACGCTCCAGCATCCTGAGCAGGCCAGTCGTGGCGGCCACCGCCGCGTGCTGCGGATCGCGGCCGGTGGCGAAGGCGTTCGGCTGGTCGCTATCCATGATATAGACCGCCGGCATCGGCAGGCCGGCACGGCGGCTCAATTGCTCAATATCGGCATAGTAGTCGCGCAGCAGGGCATTGGGCGCATTGGCGTCGATCCGTTGCGCGCCATACATGCGCAGCACCATCTTGTCGGAATTATAATAGCTGAAGACGTTCATCGCCACGGCCAGGCCAAGCGCGATCAACATGCCCGTCGGCCCCGCCAGTGCAAAACCGATCACGCCGAACAGCGCGGTCAGGCCAGCCAGAAGCAGCCAGGTCTTTAACGGGTTCATTTGAATAAGGCTCCTTGAGAAACAACGATTTAGAGCTTAAATATGGAAATCCGCGCCATTTCCCGCAAGACGGTTACGAAAATGTCATCTGAAGTTGAAAAGCCTGCAGATCTGAGCGCCCTTGACGTGCGCAAGATCCTGTCGCCCGCCGCCAAGCGCGCCCTGGCCGAAGCCGCCGAGCGCCGCGCGAAGGAAGAAGCCGAGATTGCCAAGGCCATTGAAGAAGGCGGCCCGACCGGCCCCGAACCCACGCGCTATGGCGACTGGGAGCGTAAAGGGATTGCGGTGGACTTTTAAGACAAGGGGTCACAGACCCCTTGACCCCATTACACGTTTTGAATGGCTGCTAATATGGCCTGTGTGGCCGCCACCGGATCAGCAGCGCGCGTAATCGGACGGCCGACCACCACATGCGAGGCGCCATTGCGGAAGGCGTCCTCCGGCGTGGCGATTCGCTGCTGGTCATCGACCGAAGCCCCCACAGGCCGCACACCCGGCGTCACGATCAGGAAATCGGCCGGCACACGCGCACGGATCAGCGCGGCCTCATGCGGCGAGGCCACCACGCCATCCATGCCGCAGTCTACTGCCTGATCAACGCGACGCAACACCAGATCGGCCAGCGCCACGCCATAGCCCATCTCGTCGAGATCGGCCTGCGTCAACGAAGTCATCACCGTCACGCCGATCACCTTTGTTTTCGGATGGCGGCCCTTGATCGCTGCCCTCATCACCTGCGGTTCGGCATGGACCGTCAGCAGGTCACAGGCTCCGGATGAGGCAGCTTTCGCCGCGCCTTCGACCTGCGCGCCGATATCATGCAGCTTCCAGTCCTGGAAAACCGACTTGCCCTCCGCGGCCAGTTCCTCGCAAAGCGCCAGACCACCCTGCGCCAGAAGCGTCAGGCCGATCTTGTAATAACTGACGTTATCACCAAGCGTAGCCACCAAAGCGCGGGCCGAGGCCAGATCGGGTTCATCGAGGGCAACGATCAGGCGGGGATCAGCTTTCAGCATGGTTACAATCTCAACAGGCTTGCGGGAAAGGGCGAATTGCTGTGTGGTAAGCAAATTCATCGGTGGGCAGCCAAATGACTCTTATCGAGTTCTACGTCAACTTCTTCATCACGCTTTTCGCCCTGATCGACCCGATCGGCAATGTGCCCATCTATGCGGCGGCTACCCAGAGCCAGAGCCCGGCGTCGCGCCGGCTGATCAGTATCTATATCTCGATCTTCACCGCCCTGATCCTGACCCTGTTCTTCTTCGCCGGCCTGAGCATATTGAAATTCTTTGGTATTTCTATGGATGCTTTCCGCATCGCCGGCGGGCTGCTGCTCTTCCTGATGGGCCTGGAAATGGCGCGCGGCGACTTTATCGAGAC
This sequence is a window from Asticcacaulis sp.. Protein-coding genes within it:
- the pyrF gene encoding orotidine-5'-phosphate decarboxylase produces the protein MKADPRLIVALDEPDLASARALVATLGDNVSYYKIGLTLLAQGGLALCEELAAEGKSVFQDWKLHDIGAQVEGAAKAASSGACDLLTVHAEPQVMRAAIKGRHPKTKVIGVTVMTSLTQADLDEMGYGVALADLVLRRVDQAVDCGMDGVVASPHEAALIRARVPADFLIVTPGVRPVGASVDDQQRIATPEDAFRNGASHVVVGRPITRAADPVAATQAILAAIQNV
- the htpX gene encoding zinc metalloprotease HtpX, which produces MNPLKTWLLLAGLTALFGVIGFALAGPTGMLIALGLAVAMNVFSYYNSDKMVLRMYGAQRIDANAPNALLRDYYADIEQLSRRAGLPMPAVYIMDSDQPNAFATGRDPQHAAVAATTGLLRMLEREEIRGVMAHELAHVKNRDTLTMTITATLAGAISSLANFAMFFGGSRDDEEGGSNIVVVILMAILAPIAAMLVQMAISRTREYAADRMGSEISGDPESLARALKKIEAYAKGGVVNHEAERHPASAHLFIINPLSGRGMDNLFSTHPATENRVNALIKLGMDMKRGGAAYGQTSVPTVQ
- a CDS encoding alpha/beta hydrolase-fold protein, with protein sequence MKRVLTTALAAVLFAGPVMAQTAAPAITEDFKPSSVNQPGQDYPQVNSQGYVRFRVTAPDAQAVKVSLGLGGRGGTTLTKGADGAWTGTTEGPMDEGFHYYHLTVDGGTFNDPGTLNFYGSTRWESGIEVPAHDADFYALKDVPHGNVQQILFPSPSTGTQRRAFVYTPPGYDASKAERYPVLYLQHGWGEDETAWANQGHANLIMDNLIAEGKAKPFIIVMTYGMTNEVKPGGLFSFDIKPFQTVLVNELIPYVDSHFRTLSDQPHRAMAGLSMGGFETKLITFANIDKFAYIGLLSGGTISVDDVNKTPGFKDKVKLAFVSFGSRELEGPRMGPPGAPPQDPRKNAEELKASGVNSVFYVSPNTAHEFLSWRRSLHELAPLLFRD
- a CDS encoding DUF1674 domain-containing protein is translated as MSSEVEKPADLSALDVRKILSPAAKRALAEAAERRAKEEAEIAKAIEEGGPTGPEPTRYGDWERKGIAVDF